Proteins from a genomic interval of Paenibacillus sp. FSL H8-0048:
- a CDS encoding copper amine oxidase N-terminal domain-containing protein: MRKWTLAMLIAVLLVSVPVASATASSLPPTFVSVVLDGKKIWFPDAQAYIDANQRTLVPVRFVAESLGAKVGWEGKSRSVPISREGQDIRLTIGSAIATVNGKQVELDTQAVMTDGRTFVPLRFVSEVLGAEVKWESKTSTVLIQTKELSEADTNEWGRLIRKINLPKNAADYPYILADIPNEMYELAYPYSEPTDRRVAAQLYSKVPEFTMENINVWMGRLKTFGGLWLNVDYRTIDDAWVQAVFNTKMQNSNAELKYIRQYVDWVKTNKIQVAGYLEPEPSLIYKDGFGSYHVRVKFRVKFIAFNKQEQLIYDEWFPQDIKLEKNVWYEGYSDIKLTTNVGGDWGKTLKVSPTASLFNNYTMSKVE; this comes from the coding sequence ATGAGGAAATGGACACTGGCTATGCTTATAGCCGTTTTGCTTGTGAGTGTACCTGTTGCAAGTGCGACTGCCTCCAGTTTACCGCCTACCTTTGTGAGTGTCGTGCTGGATGGCAAGAAGATTTGGTTCCCCGATGCACAGGCCTATATTGATGCGAATCAGCGTACGCTAGTACCTGTAAGATTTGTCGCGGAATCGCTTGGCGCCAAGGTGGGCTGGGAGGGGAAAAGTCGATCTGTTCCCATTTCTCGTGAGGGGCAGGATATTCGCCTGACCATTGGCTCCGCAATAGCTACTGTGAATGGGAAGCAGGTCGAATTGGATACACAGGCTGTCATGACTGACGGTAGAACGTTTGTGCCGCTGCGCTTTGTCAGCGAGGTGCTGGGCGCTGAGGTAAAATGGGAGAGCAAGACATCAACGGTGCTGATACAAACAAAAGAACTGTCCGAAGCAGATACCAATGAGTGGGGACGACTCATCCGAAAGATCAATCTTCCTAAAAATGCGGCAGATTATCCGTACATTTTGGCAGATATACCGAATGAAATGTATGAATTGGCTTATCCGTATTCAGAGCCAACTGATCGAAGAGTGGCGGCACAGCTTTACTCCAAGGTTCCTGAATTTACAATGGAAAATATAAATGTATGGATGGGGCGATTAAAGACTTTTGGCGGTCTGTGGCTTAATGTCGATTACAGAACAATAGACGATGCTTGGGTGCAAGCTGTGTTTAATACAAAAATGCAAAACTCTAATGCAGAACTAAAATACATTCGACAGTATGTAGATTGGGTAAAGACCAACAAAATTCAAGTGGCAGGCTATTTGGAGCCAGAGCCATCACTAATTTATAAGGATGGATTTGGTTCTTATCACGTACGAGTAAAATTTCGAGTAAAATTTATCGCCTTTAATAAGCAGGAGCAGCTTATTTATGATGAGTGGTTTCCCCAAGATATAAAGCTTGAAAAAAACGTATGGTATGAAGGATACTCCGATATTAAATTGACTACGAACGTAGGTGGCGATTGGGGAAAAACCCTAAAGGTTTCACCAACTGCAAGCCTATTTAATAATTACACCATGTCAAAGGTGGAGTAA